One Halichondria panicea chromosome 6, odHalPani1.1, whole genome shotgun sequence genomic window carries:
- the LOC135337056 gene encoding uncharacterized protein LOC135337056 yields the protein MLSRSILSWLVLLTLATVTRSEHYRIVPVDSTDSCNEYRNGTCFTLEQFVQTDLLSGGDNLTLSFLPGDHVLTEQLLIRNFSHVQITGQNTSTTVVGFHSNGTTRFVSITKLNIDRLGFVGANVEPQNSHQGLTIDDSRDVYIKDCYFSDFENHLVKITNTQTETIERTLFNNNTGQALHIEADNVYITDSVFTRNDGGAVYIQSNNALINNTEFNYNSAESGGAIEVVSGTVVITWCNFTNNKAVQLGGAIHVDSGSVSISNSELTNNSADFGGAISVGSGSVSISNSELTNNSAYDGGAIGVVYSGSVSISNSELTHNRAGFGGGAINVVISGSVSISNSELTHNSANYGGAISVISGSSVSISNSELTHNSAVYDGGAIVVFSGSVSISNSTLTHNRANKGGVIDVLQSSTLIINNTDIITNNMASLNISQSNVTFTGMNIVSNNGRPIYAFNSRIEFNGPTTLSNNHGVFGGAISADQSQIYINTEGVIITNNTATSGGGIFLRESTLFVNVPIKIYHNTAQDGGGIYAYSSRVEFQSVQTEYADFRPLPPNIQSDKQSEIAHNIAENGGGIHAVSSTIKLTQSHVNIDSNTANTSGGGVYLQQSSKLYLFKTIGERTLRYVKLMINNNLAQYGGGIFVADNTQRSECGGGVTEYDATRTIFAGCFIQTIKLYEFGYSDPNYFNTFMTNNTATQSGANIYGGLLDRCTVSQNVEYKSSNGLDYIKKTVKSSIEPLSISSRPVQVILCNYSQYDYGSTKKGHTFTISVMAVDQVGNPMNATIHSSVVSESGVGRLKEGQAEQKVGNQCTELEYNVFSQDSFAQVELYAEGPCTNLGISTQIINISFQHCTCPSGLKPIQSDIECKCDCDPDLQQYQITNCSEENGTIKLESNNNIWIEFINTTNKTGYVVSNCTFDYCVEKPVNISLSNPDEQCAYNRSGVLCGDCEPGHSLVLGTSNCKECSNLYLLLLIPFALAGILLVALILVLNITIATGNIHGLIFYANIVAANKAIFFPSLNNFITVFVSWVNLDLGIDTCFYNGMNSQGKVLLQLVFPAYLFLLMFFIIILSKYFDSFAKLLSNRNPVAALGTLILLSYSKLLRFVIAALQHRVLDYPDGKSDIVWLFDGNVQYFARDHLPRFVAAAIILFAGGLFTVLLFFGQWFPRCSKVMIWTKNTKYTGFMDAYHAPFTPKHRYWVGLLLFALIIHNLVAAMALDTYLPILSAGVLSVGLIVWKLLNNRLYKSKFCDSLETLYLFNVFILSFGTSYVKDTNKDQSALANTSMAISFTLFVTTLCYHFYQFVLKKSNTWLKIEDTIRNLGAGAADMRLRRANNAQKMYQLVADENDEDELLEAVDDYEQRDALNPPYTDGAVEEADPDRYITPPIIRPATRPDQLRLSYMDDLAPLTTEDYRIPAPPPPRVNHRPAVTHTEIGPIRNEV from the coding sequence ATGCTGTCTAGAAGTATTCTCAGCTGGTTAGTGCTACTgaccctagctactgttaccaggagtgagcactatcgtattgtgccagtggattcaaccGACTCGTGTAATGAATATcgaaatggaacttgtttcactctcgagcagtttgttcaaacagacctgttatctggtggagacaatctcaccttgagctttctacctggagatcatgtgttaACTGAGCAGTTATTGATTCGTAACTTCTCACATGTGCAAATCACTGGCCAGAACACAAGTACAACTGTAGTTGGATTCCATAGCAACGGTACGACACGTTTTGTTAGTATTACCAAATTGAACATTGACCGCTTGGGTTTCGTTGGAGCGAATGTTGAACCACAGAACTCACATCAAGGATTGACCATTGACGATTCTCGCGATGTTTACATCAAAGACTGCTACTTCTCGGACTTTGAAAACCACCTCGTTAAAATTACTAATACTCAAACTGAAACAATTGAAAGAACtctttttaacaataatactGGACAGGCCCTGCACATTGAGGCTGATAATGTGTACATAACAGATAGTGTGTTCACTAGAAATGATGGAGGTGCAGTTTACATTCAATCAAACAACGCACTGATCAACAACACGGAGTTCAACTATAACAGTGCTGAGAGCGGAGGAGCAATAGAAGTGGTATCTGGTACTGTAGTGATCACTTGGTGTAACTTCACAAATAACAAAGCTGTGCAGTTAGGTGGAGCCATTCATGTTGACtcaggtagtgtgtccatctccaacagtgagctgacaaacaacagtgctgactttggtggagcgattagtgttggctcaggtagtgtgtccatctccaacagtgagctgacaaacaacagtgcttacgatggtggagcgattggtgTTGTTTactcaggcagtgtgtccatctccaacagtgagctgacacacAACAGAGCTGGCTTtggtggtggagcgattaatGTTGTTATCTCAGGCAGTGtatccatctccaacagtgagctgacacacaacagtgctaactatggtggagcgattagtgttATCTCAGGTAGCAGTGtatccatctccaacagtgagctgacacacAACAGTGCTGTCTatgatggtggagcgattgttGTTTTCtcaggtagtgtgtccatctccaacagtacGCTGACACACAACAGAGCTAATAAAGGTGGGGTAATTGATGTCTTGCAATCTTCCACCTTGATCATCAACAACACTGACATTATTACTAATAACATGGCCAGTTTGAACATTTCGCAATCAAACGTAACATTCACtggaatgaatattgtcagtAACAATGGTCGTCCCATTTATGCTTTCAATAGTCGAATCGAGTTTAACGGACCTACAACACTCAGTAACAATCATGGTGTGTTTGGTGGAGCTATCAGCGCTGACCAGAGTCAAATATATATTAACACAGAAGGAGTTATCATcaccaacaacacagctacctctggaggagggatatttctgagagagagtACACTCTTTGTAAATGTGCCAATAAAGATCTATCACAACACAGCACAGGATGGTGGGGGGATTTATGCATATTCCAGTAGAGTTGAGTTCCAATCAGTGCAGACGGAATATGCAGATTTTAGGCCACTTCCTCCAAATATACAGAGTGATAAACAGAGTGAGATTGCTCACAACATTGCTGAGAATGGTggaggtatacatgcagtatcttCAACTATTAAACTAACTCAATCACATGTCAACATTGACTCAAACACAGCTAACACAAGTGGAGGTGGAGTGTATCTACAGCAAAGTTCGAAACTGTACCTATTTAAAACGATTGGAGAAAGGACTCTGCGATATGTTAAGCTAATGATTAACAACAACTTGGCTCAGTACGGAGgggggatatttgtggcagatAATACCCAGAGGAGCGAATGTGGAGGAGGAGTCACAGAATATGATGCAACTCGAACTATTTTTGCTGGctgcttcattcaaacaatTAAACTGTATGAGTTCGGCTATTCTGATCCAAACTATTTCAACACATTCATGACTAACAACACGGCTACCCAGTCAGGAGCAAACATCTACGGAGGTTtgttggacaggtgtacagtaaGTCAAAATGTTGAATATAAATCTTCAAACGGATTGGActacataaaaaaaactgTCAAATCCTCCATCGAGCCACTATCAATCTCCTCTAGGCCTGTTCAAGTAATTTTGTGCAACTATTCACAATACGACTATGGTTCTACAAAAAAAGGACACACATTTACaatcagtgttatggctgttgaccaaGTTGGAAATCCAATGAATGCCACAATTCACAGTTCTGTTGTCAGTGAGAGTGGAGTTGGTCGTCTTAAAGAAGGACAGGCTGAACAGAaagttggcaatcagtgcacagaattagagtacaatgtattctcacaagacagcttTGCTCAGGTGGAACTCTATGCTGAGGGTCCATGCACCAACTTGGGAATTTCAACACAAATTATTAATATTTCTTTTCAACACTGCACATGCCCTAGTGGACTCAAGCCAATTCAGTCCGATattgagtgcaagtgtgactgtgatccagacTTGCAACAATATCAGATAACAAACTGTTCTGAGGAAAATGGAACCATTAAGCTGGAAAGTAATAACAACATATGGATAGAATTTATAAATACTACCAACAAAACAGGGTATGTCGTTagtaactgtacatttgactattgtgtagaaaaaccagtcaacatcagtctaagcaaccctgacgaacaatgtgcctacaatcgaagtggtgtcttgtgtggagatTGTGAACCAGGACACAGTCTTGTTTTGGGTACGTCCAACTGTAAGGAATGCTCTAATCTTTACCTTCTTCTACTAATACCATTTGCGCTGGCAGGCATATTGCTAGTTGCTTTAATTCTCgtgctcaacatcactatagcaactggaaaTATTCATGGCCTCATTTTTTACGCCAACATAGTAGCTGCTAATAAAGCAATTTTCTTTCctagtttaaacaactttATAACAGTTTTCGTatcatgggtgaatcttgacttgGGAATTGACACGTGCTTTTACaatggaatgaactctcaagggaaagtactccttcaacttgtctttCCCGCTTACTTGTTTCTTCTAATGTTTTTTATTATCATTTTAAGCAAATATtttgactcatttgcaaagctcctctccaacaggaacccagttgctgcctTAGGCACACTCATCCTACTCTCTTACTCCAAACTCTTACGGTTTGTCATTGCTGCATTGCAACACAGGGTCTTGGACTATCCTGATGGTAAAAGTGATATAGTTTGGTTGTTTGATGGCAATGTACAATATTTCGCTCGCGATCACCTCCCTCGGTTTGTTGCTGCAGCCATAATCCTCTTTGCCGGtggattgttcactgtactgctcttctttggacaatggtttccaCGCTGTTCCAAGGTTATGATATGGACCAAGAATACAAAGTACACTGGCTTCATGgatgcataccatgctccatttACTCCCAaacatcgctactgggtgggactgcttCTCTTTGCTCTAATTATTCATAATCTAGTAGCTGCCATGGCTCTCGACACTTACCTCCCTATCCTATCAGCTGGGGTTCTATCAGTTGGACTGATTGTCTGGAAACTACTAAATAATCGTTTGTACAAAAGTAAGTTTTGTGATTCCCTCGAAACTCTCTATCTATTCAATGTTTTTATTCTTTCATTTGGCACCTCTTATGTCAAAGATACAAATAAAGATCAGTCAGCACTAGCCAATACTTCAATGGCTATATCATTCACCTTATTTGTGACAACGCTCTGCTATCACTTTTACCAATTCGTACTCAAGAAGAGTAATACATGGCTGAAAATAGAGGACACCATAAGAAACTTAGGAGCTGGTGCTGCAGACATGAGACTCCGACGAGCTAACAATGCCCAGAAAATGTATCAGCTGGTAGCCGATGAAAATGATGAAGATGAATTACTCGAAGCAGTAGATGATTATGAACAAAGAGACGCCTTGAACCCACCTTACACTGATGGAGCCgtggaagaagctgaccctgatcgttacatcactcctcccatcatcagaccagccacgagGCCAGACCAGCTGAGACTATCCTACATGGATGATCTAGCCCCACTcaccacagaggactacagaataccagcccctccccccccaagAGTCAATCATCGTCCTGctgttacacacacagaaatcgGCCCCATACGCAATGAAGTGTGA